The genome window GGTGGGAGCTTTTCACTGATACTTTCTCACAGAATCATTTATACCTGAGGTTGTTCAGGCTATCAGTGGCTTCGCCATTGCATAAACTAACTAAAGCTTTTTCTCCTGCTGATATGATTTCATCAACAGATTTTCATGCTGCATTGAATATTTCAGCCTGTCTACAGAATTCTTGGTGTTTTGCATATTTCTTCAGTGAGGCACTCTTGCTAATGCCATATATGTGTGATGTAGTATCGCAACCGaggaatgcatgtatataaaaatgtCCCTGCACACTGAATCACCAAGTACTTGCTTCACCTTCTTGATATTCCACAATCTTGGTTTCAATTTTGATTCATTCATAATGAATATGTTGTGGGTTTATTTAGATCAGCATAGTAACACAACAAGACTAACAAGTCTGTATCATTTCCTATTAAGACAGTGTCTGATAATGCTGCTGATTCTTTTGTCAACTGTGTAATCAAGAAATCAGCATCAACATCAGCATGAACAACTTAAGTCCATTTAGTTGTAGATTTCCCTAGCAAAATGATGAAGTTTGCCTTATGCTTTGTATTTgaaagaaatatatctttttttctggGACACTTTCATCTCTTCTGAGAACGTGACTTCCATCCCaacttttctctttccttatcAGTGGTATCCTTTGCAGAGGGTGTTCCATAACCATCAAATACTACAGTTGCATGGCCATACTTCCTTGTCACATATGTAACAAAGGTTAGACACACTTCCTTATAAGTTGACGCACCAGAAGACCATGGAATCCGGTGGAGCAAAGCTCCTCCATCTAGTACATATTTTtacttcactggttggtgtttcTTGTCAGCTTCACTTAACTCTGACCGATGGCATTGGCAAACCTGGATGATTTCTGGGCTTCCCTCATCATGAGAGATTCATCGAACAGGGCAGGTGGATAACTACATAATTCGAATTTAAACATATCCGCAGTAATATCAGATGCCTTGGCTGCAATCACCAACCGCTGGAAGATAAGTTGGGGATCTACTTGTATGTGCTCACTACCAATcttagttgccaattttgttgccATAGTTGTTGCTTGGTCAGTGCACattaaaaatgtacttagtaaATATATGCATTGGAAGGTACATAAAGGAAAGCATACTGCTAAGTGGATAACAGAAACCATAGTGCTAAGTGCATAACAGAAACCATAGTAATAAAACTAAATGTTACTGTCAGTGATACATGCAAACTTCTATATAACTTGTATGCTATATTGGATATTCTTGTGATTCACACAATGCTTGCCACTTCATAGTGTAATCTAACTccctgaaaagatgaaaaaatacctAATATGAGGTTCTTTCTACTCCAAGTCACAGGCTCTAACAATGTTATTCATCCGTCCCAGCCTGAATATGGCCTGAAATGAGTGAATCGAAAAAGTGAATTTTCATTACTTTCCCATATTTTCTCGGACTGGGACTTTTAATATGTTGTTAGTATTGCTTGACTGTAAACGAATCAGGAAAGATTTCTTCTGTACCATTTTTGTcccaaaaaaattgtaaaatgccTGGACTAGAATGCTTTCACAATAATAGCAATGTGCAGTAGTACTTGAAAATGAAGCACgccttcaaaaacaaaaatgcatgtcatgtatttatttgacttaCATATACTTGTGCTGTATAGTGAAGCCTGCTTTTCCAGCTtttctttgcttgtttgtatAGCCAAAGTAAATAGCTTATAGCAAAAAAATGTTCACATTACCACCATACAAATTCAGTGGTATTTTAATCGCTGGATACATGAAGCCCTCAAGATTTGAAATAAACAGTTTGGATTCAAGTTCATTATTTGGTCCCCCTATCAGTTAGAATAGGCCAATTGAGTACATAGAACATGTGGCCAGGATTTTCAGTTGTGCTGTAAAAATTCCCTTGGCTGCTTGGCTCTTTCATTATTAAGTCTTTTAAAGTACTGAAATTGATTTGTTGATAAGGAATTTGTCATTGTGATAAAGATATTGTACATCAAAACAAGCTGACGAATGCCATAgtgtatacataaaataaagcGGTTGTAGtacctgtacaggcagtccctggttatttggggaaggagagggggggggggctctgtTCTCAGCAGGATGCTGATGAGCAAAAAATGCTTTCAACCAAAACTTGTCAATTTATGGCAGTTATGGCGTCGATATCCAGTAGCTGGCACTTGATAACTCGGTTTAATGGGGTTTGTTGATAAACTGCGTTGATGGCACCGATAACTGCTGGATGGCGCCGATAACTGCTGAATAAACTGCTTAATGGTGCCGATAAACTGCTTGAAGAATCGCCGATAACTGCttaatggtgctgataactgCATGATGGCGTCGATAACTGCTTGATGGCGCCAATAACTGCTTGGTGGCGCCGATAACTGTTTGATGGCATCTCTGTTATGTAAGTAACGGTGCCATAactatggcgccgataaccagaactcggcatattatggcaccataaattgcctaTTTTATGGCGCTAGAGACGTCCCATAATACTGGATTGCCATAACCTAGTCTGCCGATAATCagagactgcctgtactgtatgaaaaagaaattatttttgaaattttaaatattactcTTTCTTCTAGCCACAACATCCTTCCCTGTCCATGACTAGTGTTTTGAAATTAGGTGTTGCTTTTTGAAAAGTCAGTTTACGATAAGGTGTTTGTATACAGGTTatgcagtggtccccccgtattcgcgggggatgcgtaccagatcccccgtgaatagttagaacccgttaatagttggaacccctataaaaaatgctgaaaactgcctattttgttagttaaaacttgagAAGAACCCACTTAAAATGttgatacttggtttttttaaaataattttatcacaaaaagtgcattttatgatgatattgataaaaaaccaggaatttgtggatatttctcatagaaaaataccgcaaatgtgtGAATTTTCTGCTAATAATGCGGGAAATgctcccgagagaaatccgcaaatgtatgagtccgcgaatccggagaacgtgaaatacggggggtccactgtataactTATAGATTTGCCTCAAAAATATTTGCACATGCAGCGCTTCAGCATCACAAGAGAcataaccattttattttttcaacttgCAGGGAAAGTTCATATTTGCCATGTCGAAAGTTGCCAGTAACTTCTCTCCCAGATTATGACGAAGACTGGGATGAAGATTACACTGCAAATAGTGCAACTGTAGAGTGGAAGAACCTGGCCAACAAAGATGACGAAATCGCTTATTCTGAAGACAGCGATGATTATGAATATGATGACTTTGTTGGCGATGATTGCAAAGGTTTGTGTTGTtatgagatatttttattattgttatagtaTTCTACCAAAGTTTTGTTTCTGTTGTCATTACTTCTTAATAGTTATGTGCACTTTGATTTTTTTAGACAAGAAGAGTTATTGCAAAAATTTCTTTGAGAGACCAAGTGTGTTGTAAAGTCTTTTGTGTGCTAGGAAATTAAATTTCAAGAAAAAAGGTAGACATAGTTCAAAGGCTACAAACTGTATTAACACGGAAGCAAACTTGAAGATttgttataatatttaaaatagaaTTAGAAGTAAGTATTTATGATAAGAACATAGAACACATGAAAAAGATTATACTAGTTAATTGTGTGCTCCCTTGACAGAGGCGAAAATATGTTTTTCTGTACTGAAATAGTTCATTTTTTCCACAGATCTCACCAAGCAGTATCACAGTCAATCTAGAACGAGTACTTGTAATGCGAATTGCTCAGTCACAGAAGGTTAGTTGTAGAGTTCTTTCTTGAAACTTGATTCTCTGATCATTGCAAATGCAGTGTTGTTGTATTGTCTGATAGCCTGTATTGTGAGTCTTTGGTAATCTAAAAGCCAAGAGCATCTTTCAGGCAAGAGCTATGAATGTTTGAGATTACAGAAAATCTTTTACCTATAATGATTATATAGCATCTCTTAAAACCATTATATAATCAGGGAATTGTAGAATATATGAAATACTGATCTTGATAGTAACAGATTAAGCAGATCAAGTTCATTGTTGGGATATAGATTTCATCATATCAGTTACAGATTAATCGAAATGAGTTCATTGTTGGAATATAGATTTCATCATAACAGAAGGAATGAACATAGGTACATTTAATTTTGACATGCCTTAAAACTTGGTCACTATTGTTTCTCCCATGAATATTCGATGAATATCTCATATACAATTCATTTGTGTACAGAATGTAATGTAACACAAACAGTTGAATATTTATGTGAATGCCCAAAGTATACTCTGCAATGAATGTCTAAAGTTTTTGAGTCAAATCTGTAAAAGGAATGTCAGAATATCCAACATTTTCATTGCTCCTACACAATATGTTGGTGATGCTTTTCTTCAAAGTAATCACCTTGAGGTTCTTTAGAGAACTGTTTTATTGAAACACATTCtcctgttttttgtatatttttctgagTTTTCTATAAGGGACtgtagagtgtgtgtgtatgctacgAAATCCTGTGCTCGACTCCTGTCAAGAGACGAACAATCATCTCTCTCGCTTGTGTGTTAACAAACACCTAAGCACTAACGTTGAAATACACGTGAAATTGATTCAGTGCTTGTAATACAAAGACGTGAGAGTTTATATGGTGGTAAATAATCAAGAGTCACATTTGACTTGTAACATGTATCAACTCTGTTGCTGTTTaaggtaatattaatattaagtatTCATTAACTGACATTGGAACATCACATGACCTGGCTTCAGTTTGTTGTTTAGTCTTTGCGCTTGCTGACATATGACAACCTCAGCCCGTTACTCGTAACATGCACCGAGACTTCCCTCTCACTCTAATTCTTCCATCTTCTCACCTCATAGTTATCATGTAACGATATTATATGTTGTTATAATAAAtttacaaaccctcggtcctttacattaggaattacttacgGTGAAGCTGGAAAATGACTGCTAAACTGttgaacaaggtagttaggcagtaacgaTGTCTGGTATGCGGGAATACCCACCTGCCTGGATGTAAGCATTCAAGTTTGGTTTTTGGCCATCGTGCGATGCAGGCATATTTTTCTTGAGCTCTTGTCCTGACTGCCATTAAACTGGATTTTCCTGGTGGgaacttttcttttcttacttttttatatactGCATATACTGCTGTATTTGAAATTTATAAATACTATACAAAGCCACAATTTGTTATAGCCTTGTAGGCCACCTTCCCCCAGCGTGTGTTTCGGGGCTGGCGGCCAAGGGAGTAACTTTTGCCTCCTATCACATCCTCAGCATGCCTTCTGCTTGTAAGGGCATGACAGTATatcttttatgatgttttttgAGTGTTACTGTTGCCGCATGCACTGTCGAGAGTTTGCAGGGAGAAAACTTTGGAGGAGGGTTGATGAGCATCGTCCAACAGCGCCCTCAGTAGCCGACACTTCGTTCTGGTGTCTCTCTCCTGGTAATCCTTCCTTATGGAGTTCTCTCCTTCGGGAGGGATCTCTCCTTCAGGAGGGATCTCTCCTTCGCTCTCTTTGCTAGCTTGTCAGGCAAGGAGGGCGGGCTGTTGGCGTTGGGCAATCTCTTCACAAGGGCCTCCTCCCACTTTATAGGCAATTACTCTTGGAACGAGAGGAGTCGTCCTttactaataattttttatttttcttcaggtTGACTGTGAGCATTCGAGGTGCAGCAGTAGATGGCTAGATTTTCATCACTGGTTTCCCTTTCCTTTTAAGATTTTCAACTTTGGCACTTCTGTATGCTTTAGCACTGCCTTGTTGTACCTGTAGTCTACCTACTCTTGTTGTGCCTCCTGTCTTGATTGCTCCTGTTTTGCTGGCAGCCAGTCATGGGGCAGCTCCTGCTGTGCCTCATGCCCCAGCTGCCCTGATTGCTCCTGTTGCTGTTACTGATGTTCCTGTAGTTATTGTCGGCAGGGCCGCTCCTGTATGTTCTCCTATTGCAGTGCCCTGGTCGACTCTGTTGTTACTCCTGTAGAACATGTCGGAGAGGGGTTCGAGGAAGAAGTCTTGTAAGATGAGCACCTTCTTCAAACTTATCCTCGGCTGTGTCTTCTGCAACCTTCTCCCCTTCTTCCAAGGCTCATCGGTTAAGGAAGAATAAGGCTGCTTCTCCCCCACTAAGAAGCTCGGTCATGGAGCTTCTAAGGGGCTGCCTCCGTTCTCTCTTTGGCTCTTCCCGGCCTTCctagtacatatatgtactataagaattgtctcatctcagtaaaaacaagttattatttaatgttatttaatttacacataaaagcttgaaaacctataaattacataaaaaaactaagCAAGCACTTTTGCATGGTTTCTCGAAGATTTGAAAATGTTGCACTTGTGTGTCTTCCAAAAACTtgcgtatgataattagttaggttccgaTGAAAGTTTGTGCTGTTGTGAATTTGCACAACATGAATTGCTAAGATTGAGGTACGTATTACTGTATATAAACTGTAGCAGGATgagtggaagagcagcagttttgtTTCTGGGTGACAAAAGGCAAAccaccttgcaatcatgttgtcaGTTGTACATAGTTTGTGATACCTTTGTTCTGtatctgccgtatcttttaggtcgtctgtGATGATGTGGCCCTTATACGGAAATTCATGCAGTGTGAAGATCATTTCCATGGAAGGTATAATGTCATGGACTTAAAAATGTACTTGCACAGTACATAGCATGGGACTATTCGTGGTATGAAAGGACCACCTGCAGTTTGTATTGGTTTCTTTTTAGTCTTATGAATCAACTATGAAGCCAACTAAGTGTTTAACACACAGTAACTTTCTTGAATCCACAGGTAGATAGGGAAAGTCATTGGTAAGTCAAAATTTGTCTAGGGGATTCTTTAATGTATTGAAATGAAAGTGACTTTGTAAGATAAGTATAAGGCTAATGATGCTCACATTTGTTTTACAGATTGAAAAATTCCAGCCATCTGAAAAGCTTTTCAAAAAGTATGATGGGAAGATATGCCTAGAAAAGCTGGAGGGACTGGTTGGATTTGGTGGCaatgttacaaataaaatatcTGAAAGTCAGCGCCGAGCAGAAAATGAAAGGTACTCTCATAAGATTATTCTTTCTATAATGTAGCCTCTGAAAGCTGCAGTGATGTAAACAAATTATCATATTCTTTAGTTGTTGTATATTTTGATTGATAAGTTGTTGCAaaggtatattttcatataaagatatAAGACTTTACTAAATTTAAATAAGTCTTTATTAAATTTAAATCTTATGTCAAGTGTGCTATCTGAAGCCTTATTGGATATTACTAGCACTgtgaaaggaaaacaaattacTAGCTGAGTGGTCGGGTGAAGCTTTCTTAATATTTGATAACAACCACCATGCTTTCTGCCTTACTTTGCATAGTCCCTTTGTTCTTTTACCAGGTAGCTGTCCAAATTTTTAAATGATATTCTTTACAATTTTTAGTCCTCGCTTATGAACGGATACCTTGTAACTGCCTTGAAGAATGTAGAGGTGACGGAGTATTGTGGTTGAAATACAGGTTTCTTTGACTTACAACATCCCGTTTATTAATTATTCACTCTGGTTGCACAGGGGTGAAACTATGCTCACAGCTGTACAACTGTACATCCAGCCTCATTCTTTATAACTGTGTAAATAGAAGAAAGATGAGAAAAAGTGTAAATAGTATAGTCAGTTTTTAAATGGTGTCTGTCAACACAACTAAATAAAGTTGGGAGCCATTTTCAATCACTGGTTAGTGTATCATGGTATGATAATTGATTTTTACAGTTCACATTACTCAAGTTAGAATAATCTTGTACATTGCCATGGAATCATACATCCATTATTTGCATTTGCTGTGCATTTCGTCAATTCATGGGGAGAAGTTATCAAAGTTTGTGTGTCTGTTTAAGCATGTATTGGTGGTAATCATCCTTGTCCCACTTCCAGTGACATTTATGAGTAGGGAGTCTCTTCTAACTCTGCTTTTCCCCTGTGGGTGGATTCTTCCGTCTGTGTGTGTTAAACAGACCTTCATTCTCCTTCCTAGACAATCTGCCCACCTTGTAACAGAAGTAAATGTGGCCTCATTTGTATTGTAATgcattgtgaattttactttatAAGTTTTCATGTCTGGAAGGGGCATCCAGCCATAAACTAAGTACGTAAGATTTGTATCTGAAACCAAATTTGTAATAGCATAATTTGAAAATTCGTAGGTCTTGCAAGCACCTTGTAAGTGTTTGctttagtatatacatttaaaatttccttCTCCAATGATGAAAAATTCTTGAATTATGCAATGTACAATTTCAGGCAAAGGGTTCGTGACAAATCGGAACGTGCAACTGTTGAGCAAGTGTTGGATCCACGAACGCGTATGATATTATTCAAGCTTCTGAACAAGGGAACAATCTCAGAGGTAAAATTTGAATACTATTTTGAAAGTTAGACATGATTTAGAGAATGATTCATTTACTCTTTTCTCTAAGTATATTAGCATTTCTGTAATCATATGAAAATCCCAGAAAGAATTTGCCAAAATAAGAATCTGGTCATGTTCTTGCCTAATTAAACAATAGGGTTTGCATTGCTAAGGATAGCTATTttttagttaaaagataaaatcagATTGCAATACActtcctgaacacctgaattagccctggtcactgactgGCCTGAACTGTATgcccacagatttacccactaagtggtaaaatctagtcatatgagttacctgtgttaccattGGCAACGCTGGTGCAACTACCGGCCACCAAAGGCCTGTTTCTTCAATTTTTCTTTGTTCATGTGGAGAGCTGGACATTTTCCTGCTTCCAGCAAACTTTTGGTCTTTTAGCTTGACCCTCATGGTGTTTACCGAGGCCTTAATAGGGTTTGATATCCTTGGCTTGTGTTTATGACGTCCCTTCCGATTTTCCCTGATTTGGATCGTATTTCGATTACTTTTGATCGTCGGAACTTCTCTGTTAATGTAGGGAGGAGATAGTTGAGCCTCATGAAGAAAATCCTTACTTCATCAGCCTCGCCTCCAACAGCTGCTGGTTGAAATGTCGGCATGCTTCGTTCCTGTGCTACGTGCAAcgaaggatgagtaccctcaaaatgacagacattctttttgttttagctgTAGGCAAGTGCAATGCAATGTTAGACAGAGGTGTAAAGAATGTAAAGATTAGTTCATTAGATCATTTAGAGGACTACCTTAGTTATCGGAATTGAAGATAATGGCAAAATTGCGAGTTAAGCAAAGAAGAGCTAGAGTAGGAATGGTTCAGAATTGGAAGAAGAATGTCTAATTTGTTTGCTAATTTCATGACCAAGCTAAATGAAATAGAGATAGCAGTAGTAGCGTAGGTTATACCAATCGTTCtctttcagctcccctgcctgttccaggaCTAGCTGTAATGGAGGGCAGGGGTCATGGAGAACCACAAACCCGAAGGGTAGGATCTACCGGCCCCCCCCAGAGTGGAGCAGGCAGAGTTTAGCAATTAGATTCCCCCTTGAGGTGTAAGTTCTAAGGTTAAAGTAAAGTTAGACCAGGGACAGACGAGTACCTATAATAGGTTAagtagtgtttaggaagagaagtgaaaGTTAGGTTCCCTTGGCTTCGGACTCCCTTGTAGTGTCTAAGTGTGAAGGTTCGTCTTTTGCACCATCTTCGGTTTCATTTCCTGCTTTGAGTTCTTTGCAAGAGAAGGTTTCTAGTCTGTGGGTTGGTCATTTGGATGTGGTTTCTGGTTTGTTTGGTTCTGAAGTTTTGGATTGCGCTCCTTCGTCTTCGAAGGTTCCTTTTTCTGTCTGGATAAATTTGGTTCGTCTTGCGGTGGTGGTAATCCTGGTGACCAGGTTGTCGATCAAGGctttattcatatacattatggtaattattaatattgacttatgataattcagtacaagagaaattgaataacattaacaacagTAGTCCAGCCTAAAGTATACTCTATACTACATATCGGTGTAGTAATTACTAATATTGGCCAATCCTGGGGGTTCAATGCCTTCTGACTTACGATGATTAAGTGCCGGAGTAATTGAACACGAAAAACGAGGATCGAATCGTATGACATTAGGTACATATGTAATTGAACAAGAACGACTGTTGATTTGGTCCGACTTCAGCATTATTGGACTGTGTAGGCTTGCCAGCTACATAATCCAATATTGTATGTATCCTCATATTATCATATtgtaaatacagtagtacctcgagatatgaaattaatccgttccgaggcggccttcgtataatgagtttttcgtatcatggaacacattttacatgtaaaatggctaatccgttccaagccctccaaaaacaccccattaaatttcataataaagctaaattgacctata of Macrobrachium nipponense isolate FS-2020 chromosome 33, ASM1510439v2, whole genome shotgun sequence contains these proteins:
- the LOC135202760 gene encoding serine/threonine-protein kinase RIO1-like, which codes for MTKSLILKTAMIMNMMTLLAMIAKISPSSITVNLERVLVMRIAQSQKIEKFQPSEKLFKKYDGKICLEKLEGLVGFGGNVTNKISESQRRAENERQRVRDKSERATVEQVLDPRTRMILFKLLNKGTISEINGCISTGKEANVYHATNAEGKEFAVKVYKTSVLTFKARDQYVSGDHR